A stretch of DNA from Aspergillus flavus chromosome 3, complete sequence:
GCTATCAACAGGGTGGGGATCAAACACCTAGAATCGAATATCATCAAAGATATACGAAAGCGTGATCGACGACCGCTGATGGCGCTTCTTCTAACATGTCTCCCAAACATCACGAGAATATATACACACGTGCCGCAGTCTGATCCTGTCCTCAGCGCAGTTCTCAGACAAATATTAGACTGTCAGAGTGGTGACAATCCATCAACAATCCTTAGCAAGCTGAGCGACCTTTATGTACTTGGCGAAGTGGACGTTCCTCCCCGTGACCTCGTGAATCATAACCTCCTTCCAGGAGCCGATCAAACTCCATTGCGCCTCGATGACCTGTGGCCCGCACTTCATTTGACGGGTCTTCGGACGCTCTCGCTTTACGGTCTCGATACAGCAAACGCAGCCCTTCGGCTTGGAGCCAGTCCTGCCATATCTCGTCTGAAACACTTTTCCATCACCGGTGGCTTTAATTCCAGCTGCACTTACGCAGATCTCAGAGCTCTGCTCGCCTTACCAGAAGCATTGACCAGCTTCtcattatatatacaagattATGCGTTTGGTTCAATCGGAGGTGATATGATATCAAACGCGGGCCTCTGGAAAGTCCTAAAAAAGCACCAGAGCAGCCTTGAATACCTCGACATTTATCGTGACGCTGAGCACACAGGGCTCTACATGAGTCAAGGCCATTTTGGTCTTCTTCATTCCTTTACATGCCTCAAAAAGCTTTGTATCCAAGCAGAAGTCTTACTCGGTAGCTTCTGGGACCGGCCCAACGCCCCCTACCGCTTGAAAGATCGTTTGCCATGCAATCTCGAGTCTCTCACGCTCTATGGGGGTAAAAGGTTCTTTAACACTAGTAGTATAGGTGTGCACCTGCAAGAGGCACTGAACAGTGGGATATTTTCGTCCCTCGCTTCGGTTGAACTAGAAGGCTTCTATGTTGATTCTGACATCTCGGAAGTGTGCCGTCAAAACGGTGTTACCCTTTCAATGGGACGAAGCTGCCACCACAAAGCCCCAAGAGATTGTCAACTTCGGAAGGAGGGAAGCTGCCCGCCGTTCGTGCAGAAGACACACCACATGCGAATGGATGGCCAAAGACGAGCGGTTATGTTCGCTTTCTTCCCTGAGGAATGTCGGGACCGTCGCGAGATACTACTGCCCCTCGACGACAGCATGGACGCCTACGAGGAGAATGATGCAAAAGACGAAGACCTTGACCAATGTGCCGGTGACTTGAAACTACGTATGTTGGACTTCTGGGTACACAATGGAGGCACAGCGTACATGGTCTTTCAGAACTTTGCACACTCCTCGCTGCCACCGCTTTTTTCCTTCGCCATATATTTTACGCATGCTCACGTGTCGCGGGAAAAGATAGATCATCGGGCTTTATACCATGCTCTTTGTGACTCGTACAGCAACTACGATGTTCGCTTCGATCTCTATTTTGTCCCCGGTATAACTGAAGAAGGATGTATAGCTCATTATCGACAGGAGGGACGCTTTCGTGGGGATTACAAAAGGCAACTCAAGGCATATAAGGAGAGTAGTCGTTACGATGTTTCGCCAGGGGTGGGAGCTCTACCCAGTATGGTACGCGACTATTCTGATACTGGTTTCTATCGAGGATTGCTGTTCATATGTACTGAACCAGAATGGAATGGCGACCAGGAAATCTTGTGGTCTGTGCAGTTCGACCCGATCCGACAGGCAGAAGATGGTACGGAGTCGTCCGATGAAGAAAATATTCCCCTTAATTGTATCCAACGGCACCCGATTAATGACAGCAGCCGCTGGTATGAAGGTTACGGTGGCGAATGCCCGATTGACCGATGGATATCCGATATAGCATCCTGGCATAGGGAGGAATTGAGGGGACCCTGGCTGAAAGCAACACGAAGAGGCTGGCAGAGTTGGCGATAGTTGGACTTACGAGTTATGATTTCCTTACATCAATGATTCTAAGAGGTATGTCTTTGGCAATCAAACTCAGAATGATTCCATATTTCACATTTTATTCAGCGCCGATCAGACAGTATGTATGGCATATTCCGCCCTCAGCTTTTCATATAGTGCTTGCCTGTCACATTTACCAGCATATTTTTTATCCCAACCATCTATTGCGATTTTACAGACCATTTCAACAAGCTATAGTATAatccaaagaaaggaaacacACGTAACACCCGATATAACATACCAATTCAAAGATCAAGGATGATCCTCACTCCAATCAAAATCGTGTTTTACTGTAATAGCCATACGAGCAGAGTCATCCATAAGCACAACGCTATCCGTATCCCTCCTATACGAATTAGGCTCACTATGAGCCGAAACGGTCGTCAGCACTATCTCATCCTCCGGTCGCAATTGGGCATTCGGAGTGGCTTCATTCCCGTCTAACTGTTGAAACGAACGACTTTTGCTCTGCGACTTATCACGCCGTTTCCTCCTAGAAGCCGATAGCGAGAAGCTACCGAATAGTCGCTCGGCGTTGGATCCGAGAACGAGCTTCGTGGTTCTTCGAAGCAGTGCGTTCAGCGTGGGTAGACATGCACAAACAATGCCGATGCAGGGCTCAATGGTAGACCATAGGTATACGTCACCCATCACCCAGTTGATGTCGGGGTTCGTCGCAAGTAAGGTCAAGTAGTAAATACGAACCATACTTCCCACGGAGACGCTGTACATGACGATTAGCTCGCTCGTTGCTCTCGGGTCATGGTAGTAAGGTATAGCGGTCACTCTTACAACCCACCTAAGAGGAAGATACCGGATATCAGTACCTTCTGCATCGGGCGTATTTGGAGTCTGGAGATGATCGGGATCGGAACAAGTAGCGTGATAACATCGGTGAAGACATTTGTTGCCGCGTTGCCAAGGTAGAATGCATACAGGTTGATGATGCACTTTCCTCCCGACGGATCAGCAAACTGCGTATAGAAGTATGACAGTGGCCGACAGGAGCATAAGAAGGCAACCATGCAGCAAGCGCCATGGCCGATACTGAGGGCCAAACAGAGCCACATCATCCAGTTCATTCCAAATATCCGGCGATAGAGGAGGATGATCGAGACTTTAATAGAGGGAAGTAGAACTAGATAGATGAAGATATAAGCGAATAGAATCTTGCCTGTCAGTCTCCAGTCCATATAATGTGTTCCAAGTAGTCCGAAGGATGCATTACCTTTCGCATGTTCACTACATCGTCAAGCGTTCCTCTCCACACATGCTTTCCGAGACCGCAGTATCCCGCTGAAAGTTGACAACAATCAGCTACTTGAAACTTGACTTTCCAGGAGATAATATTGAAGGTATTTACCCAGTATAGTTGCAACTAGAAGTGTAGTCAACGGTACCTATGCTATACTTTTGAGTAGAAATCCTTTTTATCATGATTGAGATTTTAAGAAAAGGGAGGCGACTTACAAGAGACGCTGCAATCAACCAATCGTCAAGCCCTAAGCTGATCCTTTGAACTTTGATCCGCGTAACAAATCGAAGTATCACAGCGATAACAGCGACGATATATAGGGCAATAACGGTTGCATTTATCTGGGGAGTCTGGTTGTCGTTTAGGTCGATACCAGGCGGTTGCGGCCCGAAGATATCTGTGACCGTCACCATGCTCGCAACAAGTCCAACCGTTTAGCGGATACCGAGTTGAAATCAACACAATGGCAACAGTCAGGGAGCACCAGTGGGTAGCAAACTAGCGAGAGGGCGAGCTCTGGCAACATCCATAGTGAAGAACACCAAATTAGATGCGAGACACTGAGATACAATTGAGAGGATTGATGATCTGATATGCCCGAGTAACAAAGTACGACCGACGGATTATTCACTATTTTTAAGTGACAAGGGTATACTA
This window harbors:
- a CDS encoding integral membrane protein PTH11-like protein, with the protein product MVTVTDIFGPQPPGIDLNDNQTPQINATVIALYIVAVIAVILRFVTRIKVQRISLGLDDWLIAASLVPLTTLLVATILAGYCGLGKHVWRGTLDDVVNMRKILFAYIFIYLVLLPSIKVSIILLYRRIFGMNWMMWLCLALSIGHGACCMVAFLCSCRPLSYFYTQFADPSGGKCIINLYAFYLGNAATNVFTDVITLLVPIPIISRLQIRPMQKVLISGIFLLGGFVSVGSMVRIYYLTLLATNPDINWVMGDVYLWSTIEPCIGIVCACLPTLNALLRRTTKLVLGSNAERLFGSFSLSASRRKRRDKSQSKSRSFQQLDGNEATPNAQLRPEDEIVLTTVSAHSEPNSYRRDTDSVVLMDDSARMAITVKHDFDWSEDHP